GGCCGCCGACCAATCCTGTCTGCAAGCCGGCACGCCACGCCGGCTGCCCCGTCAGCCAGCCCTTGACGGCGCCGAACAGCAGAAGCGCCAGCAGCGTCACGCCGACCGACAGGCGGAAGGCGTCGTCGATCCGGCCGACCAGCATGTAGGGCAGCAGTGGTACCAGGCCGCCCGCGATATAGGAGGCGCCGATCGTCGCGGCCGAAACGGGCGCCCGCTTCGGATCCGGCTCCTCGAGCCCGAGCTCGAAGCGCATCATGAAGCGCACCCATTTCTCCTTGTTGCGCGTGAGCGCCGCCACGATCGGTTCAGCCTCGGCGGGGCTGAGCCCGTGCTCGCGCAGGATCGCCGCCACCTCCTTCCGCTCCTCGTCGGGCAGTTCCTCGGTCTCGCGCCACTCCCGGCGATATTCGCTGCGGTAATGCTCGATGTCGGTGCGCGCTGCCAGATAGCCGCCCAGCCCCATGGCGATGGCGCCGGCCGCAATCTCGGCGAGGCCGGCAGTGACGACCACG
This genomic interval from Aliidongia dinghuensis contains the following:
- a CDS encoding VIT1/CCC1 transporter family protein, coding for MPTTPHHERHFMASDAVRDVVIGMSDGLTVPFALAAGLSAALSRSSVVVTAGLAEIAAGAIAMGLGGYLAARTDIEHYRSEYRREWRETEELPDEERKEVAAILREHGLSPAEAEPIVAALTRNKEKWVRFMMRFELGLEEPDPKRAPVSAATIGASYIAGGLVPLLPYMLVGRIDDAFRLSVGVTLLALLLFGAVKGWLTGQPAWRAGLQTGLVGGLAAAAAFVIARLVSGG